Proteins co-encoded in one Bacteroidales bacterium genomic window:
- a CDS encoding glycosyltransferase family 39 protein, giving the protein MPKNIIRNNLVIAFTAALLFVPFLGGVHLFDWDEINFAESAREMIATGDYLTVRINFIPFWEKPPLFIWMQVLSMKIFGINEFAARFPNALCGIVTLLVLFNAGRKIKDEKFGMIWVLLYAGSFLPFIYFKSGIIDPWFNLFIFLGIFIFHSYFTDSKNQLLKAVLSAFFIGLAVLTKGPVALLIFLIVFGLFLLLKKFRVRIRVADVFAFVAVLAITGGFWFILQIAQGNFSIIADFIVYQIRLFKTQDAGHGGFLLYHFVVLFFGVFPASMFALPALFPSKYRNTEPHAFYLWMLILFWVVLILFTIVRTKIVHYSSLCYFPLTFLATWALFHFEESFKGAWSKVTAIFIGVSGIVTGIIIFLLSFFDSWKGWLIQHIKIRDPFAIANLSANGSWKGFEFITGILLIAAVLVFVGAWKKQRVKAVYFLTLSVSVFMFLALILIVPRVESYSQKTAIEFFQSVSNEDAYLATLGYKSYAHLFYGKAKDHNGIESSRKEWLLTGDIDRPAYFAAKINRKEKLIKEYPGLQFLYEKNGFVFFTRKSTRN; this is encoded by the coding sequence ATGCCTAAAAATATAATACGAAATAACCTGGTTATTGCCTTTACGGCTGCCCTGCTTTTCGTTCCATTTCTTGGCGGTGTTCACCTGTTCGACTGGGATGAGATCAATTTTGCCGAATCTGCACGTGAAATGATCGCTACAGGAGATTATCTCACTGTAAGAATAAACTTCATTCCCTTCTGGGAAAAACCGCCACTGTTTATCTGGATGCAGGTTTTATCCATGAAGATATTCGGAATAAATGAATTTGCAGCCCGCTTTCCCAATGCCCTGTGCGGGATCGTAACGCTGCTTGTTTTATTCAATGCCGGCAGGAAAATTAAGGATGAGAAATTCGGTATGATTTGGGTGCTGCTGTATGCCGGATCATTTCTGCCTTTCATTTATTTCAAATCCGGTATCATTGATCCATGGTTCAACCTGTTTATTTTCCTCGGGATATTCATTTTTCATTCTTATTTCACCGATTCGAAGAATCAATTGCTCAAAGCAGTTTTGTCGGCTTTTTTTATCGGTCTCGCAGTTCTTACTAAAGGACCGGTTGCACTGCTCATCTTTCTAATTGTATTTGGCCTATTCCTGCTGCTTAAAAAATTCAGGGTTAGAATCAGGGTTGCTGATGTGTTTGCTTTTGTTGCAGTTCTGGCAATTACAGGTGGTTTTTGGTTCATTCTGCAGATAGCACAGGGAAATTTCAGTATAATAGCCGATTTCATTGTGTACCAGATAAGGTTATTCAAAACACAGGATGCAGGTCATGGAGGCTTTCTGCTGTATCATTTTGTCGTGCTTTTTTTCGGAGTCTTTCCTGCATCAATGTTTGCCTTGCCTGCTCTTTTTCCTTCAAAATACAGGAACACAGAACCGCATGCTTTTTACTTATGGATGCTTATCCTGTTTTGGGTTGTCCTGATCCTGTTTACCATCGTAAGGACCAAAATTGTACATTATTCCTCCCTCTGTTATTTCCCTTTGACATTCCTGGCCACATGGGCATTATTCCATTTTGAGGAGTCATTCAAAGGGGCATGGAGCAAAGTGACAGCCATTTTCATCGGTGTTTCCGGAATTGTAACCGGTATTATTATTTTTCTCCTCTCTTTCTTTGATTCATGGAAAGGATGGCTTATTCAACATATAAAAATCAGGGATCCGTTTGCAATAGCCAATTTGTCGGCCAACGGTTCGTGGAAAGGTTTCGAGTTTATTACAGGAATCCTGCTTATAGCGGCTGTCCTCGTATTTGTGGGTGCATGGAAAAAACAACGGGTCAAAGCAGTTTATTTTCTTACCCTGTCAGTTTCCGTATTTATGTTTCTTGCTTTAATCCTTATTGTTCCAAGAGTGGAATCGTATTCACAAAAAACTGCAATCGAATTCTTTCAGTCGGTCAGCAATGAAGATGCGTACCTGGCTACCCTGGGATATAAAAGTTATGCTCATTTATTCTACGGAAAAGCAAAAGATCACAACGGTATTGAATCATCGCGCAAAGAATGGCTTCTTACAGGGGATATTGACAGGCCGGCCTATTTTGCAGCCAAGATTAACCGCAAAGAAAAATTGATTAAGGAATACCCGGGTTTACAATTCCTGTATGAGAAAAACGGTTTTGTATTTTTCACCCGGAAATCAACAAGAAATTAA
- a CDS encoding glycosyltransferase family 2 protein — translation MINNKIITVVLPAYNAEKTLEMTFNEIPFDIVDHVILVDDRSRDNTVKLAGQLGIKHVIRHAENKGYGGNQKTCYDKALELNSDIVVMLHPDYQYSPRLIHSMCYLIANGVYEVVMGSRILGKGALKGGMPIYKYIANRFLTLTQNILMNQKLSEYHTGYRAFSADVLKKVNYKLNSDDFVFDNQMIAQIFHAGFEIAEITCPTRYFDDASSINIRRSIKYGLGVLGVSFSYMLQKTGLFKFHIFTA, via the coding sequence ATGATCAACAATAAAATAATAACAGTAGTTCTTCCGGCATACAATGCAGAAAAGACACTTGAAATGACTTTCAATGAAATTCCGTTCGATATAGTGGATCATGTGATACTTGTGGATGACAGAAGCAGGGATAATACAGTGAAGCTGGCCGGGCAACTGGGTATTAAGCATGTTATAAGGCATGCTGAAAACAAGGGATACGGTGGAAATCAGAAAACATGTTATGATAAAGCCCTTGAATTGAATTCTGATATTGTTGTCATGCTTCATCCCGATTACCAGTACTCTCCGAGGCTTATCCATTCTATGTGCTATCTGATAGCCAACGGAGTGTATGAAGTTGTTATGGGTTCGAGGATTCTTGGAAAAGGAGCTCTGAAAGGAGGCATGCCCATTTACAAATACATTGCCAACCGCTTTCTTACCCTGACACAAAATATTCTGATGAACCAGAAATTATCCGAGTATCATACGGGTTACAGGGCTTTCTCGGCTGACGTTCTGAAGAAGGTTAATTACAAACTGAATTCAGATGACTTTGTCTTTGATAACCAGATGATCGCACAGATTTTTCATGCGGGTTTTGAAATAGCCGAGATTACCTGCCCTACCCGGTATTTCGATGATGCTTCTTCAATCAATATCCGGAGAAGCATTAAATACGGCCTGGGTGTACTGGGAGTCTCATTCAGTTATATGCTTCAAAAAACAGGACTATTTAAATTCCATATTTTCACGGCCTGA